Proteins encoded together in one Chitinophaga sp. LS1 window:
- a CDS encoding carboxymuconolactone decarboxylase family protein has product MADEIKAFNDYREKMNEVILGKQNKVINRLFNLDTNTYMEGALSTKVKEMLGLVSSMVLRCDDCIKYHLGKCHEQGITTEEMYEIFAVANIVGGTIVIPHTRRAAEYWEALLAQES; this is encoded by the coding sequence ATGGCAGACGAGATAAAAGCATTTAACGATTACCGGGAAAAGATGAATGAGGTCATTCTGGGTAAACAAAACAAAGTGATCAACCGGTTATTCAACCTGGACACCAACACTTATATGGAAGGTGCCCTTAGTACAAAAGTGAAAGAAATGCTGGGGTTGGTTTCGTCTATGGTATTACGTTGCGACGACTGCATCAAATACCATTTGGGCAAATGCCACGAGCAGGGAATCACCACTGAAGAGATGTACGAAATTTTTGCAGTAGCTAATATAGTTGGGGGTACCATCGTAATACCACATACAAGAAGAGCGGCTGAATATTGGGAAGCTTTGTTGGCACAGGAAAGCTGA
- a CDS encoding TonB-dependent receptor, whose product MRKLIFTMLFSWLSVICLGQTTGLLTGSIVDKNQALSLPGATLKLKPGNHYTVSNQQGKFEFLGVPVGTYTLEVTYIGYQSYTQEVSVAAGKTTELKLQLEAGGIAGKEVLVVGDRLRGQAKALNQQKNNPNVTNIVSADQIGRFPDANIGDAMKRIPGITMQNDQGEARNIIIRGLAPELNSVTMNGDRIPSAEGDNRRVQMDLIPSDMVQTIEVNKTLTPDMDADAIGGSVNLVTRAAPNGLRVSATLSGGVNPIRNKPLYTGGLVLGNRFFNNKLGAVVSASYNNNDYGSDDVEATWKKDDAGHVYTEEMEVRTYNVQRIRRSLSAALDYKINPKNTIYLNAMYNWRDDRENRYRLRYSDIEPEYADDGSISSYTGQVRRETKGGINNDRNKGRRLEDQRVQNYSVRGEHLLGSKVDLDWAVSYSSASEDRPNERYMEFRVKDAPVSLDLSNTRFPLVTTTVTDEDLNFNSLSENHDYTRENELGLKLNLRFPFSILPDQKGRLRVGGRMRIKDKKRENNYFDYEPVTEYGSLATMPLVSYTGAGYQPGSKYSRGSFVSKEYLGSLNLNDASKFTGEDNPAEYLSANYKANETITAGYVRWDQDFTSKLSMIAGVRLENTAIDYEGNVVEDEEDLTGQRNVKNSYLNVLPGVTFRYNVNNDLVLRAAATTSIARPNYYDIAPYVSSVADDAAISAGNPDLKAAYAWNFDIMAEQYFKSVGILSGGVFYKSINDFIYTFKDASYSAADFTADYGSTATNPIPDGENWTYKQARNGDNVKVYGFEVALQRQLDFLPGFAKGFGVYVNYTYTKSTASGVYNSDGEKRTGVTLPGTAPHMFNASISFENKRFTARVSGNYTEAYLDALGGSDFDDSYYDKQFFLDANASYKFAKNWRFFAEANNLTNQPLRYYQGISSRTMQAEYYRPRYNFGVKFDL is encoded by the coding sequence ATGCGGAAGTTAATTTTCACAATGCTCTTCTCGTGGCTCAGCGTCATTTGTCTGGGTCAGACTACCGGCTTGTTAACCGGTAGTATCGTCGACAAAAATCAGGCTTTGTCCCTCCCGGGAGCCACCCTGAAACTGAAACCAGGTAATCATTACACAGTGTCCAACCAGCAGGGTAAATTCGAATTTCTCGGCGTTCCGGTTGGTACCTACACACTCGAAGTTACTTACATTGGCTACCAATCTTACACACAGGAAGTATCCGTGGCTGCAGGCAAAACCACTGAGTTGAAACTGCAACTCGAAGCCGGTGGAATAGCCGGAAAAGAGGTATTGGTTGTGGGTGACCGTCTGCGCGGTCAGGCAAAAGCCCTGAACCAGCAGAAAAACAATCCAAACGTCACCAATATCGTGTCTGCTGACCAGATTGGCCGTTTCCCGGATGCGAACATCGGCGATGCGATGAAGCGTATTCCAGGTATAACCATGCAGAACGACCAGGGGGAAGCCCGTAACATCATTATCCGGGGTCTGGCTCCTGAGCTGAACTCAGTAACTATGAACGGCGACAGGATCCCTTCTGCCGAAGGTGATAACCGCCGTGTACAGATGGACCTCATTCCTTCTGACATGGTGCAAACTATCGAAGTAAACAAAACCCTCACCCCTGATATGGATGCAGATGCAATCGGTGGTTCTGTGAACCTCGTGACCCGCGCAGCACCCAATGGCTTGCGTGTATCTGCCACCCTCTCCGGTGGTGTGAATCCTATCCGTAACAAACCATTGTACACCGGTGGTCTGGTATTGGGTAACCGCTTCTTCAACAACAAACTGGGTGCAGTTGTAAGTGCTTCTTACAATAACAACGACTACGGCTCCGACGATGTGGAAGCTACCTGGAAAAAAGATGACGCAGGACATGTATACACCGAAGAAATGGAGGTGCGTACTTACAATGTACAGCGCATCCGTCGTAGCTTATCCGCTGCACTTGACTATAAGATCAATCCTAAAAATACCATCTACCTCAATGCGATGTACAACTGGCGCGATGACCGTGAAAACCGTTACCGCCTGAGGTATAGCGATATCGAACCTGAGTATGCCGATGATGGCAGCATCAGTAGTTATACCGGTCAGGTACGTCGTGAAACCAAAGGTGGTATCAACAATGATAGAAATAAAGGTAGAAGACTGGAAGACCAGCGTGTTCAGAACTACTCTGTGCGTGGTGAACACCTGCTGGGTAGTAAGGTCGACCTGGACTGGGCAGTGAGCTATTCATCTGCCAGCGAAGATCGTCCGAACGAACGTTATATGGAGTTCCGTGTGAAAGATGCACCAGTATCTCTGGATCTTTCTAACACCCGTTTTCCATTGGTAACAACGACCGTAACTGATGAAGATCTGAACTTCAATTCCCTGTCGGAGAATCATGATTATACCCGCGAGAATGAGTTGGGCCTGAAATTGAATCTGCGTTTTCCATTCAGCATTCTGCCTGATCAGAAAGGTCGTTTGCGTGTAGGTGGAAGAATGCGCATCAAGGATAAGAAACGTGAGAATAACTACTTCGATTATGAGCCAGTAACAGAGTATGGTTCACTGGCAACTATGCCGCTGGTAAGCTATACAGGTGCAGGTTATCAGCCGGGTTCCAAATATAGCCGTGGTTCATTTGTATCTAAAGAATATTTAGGTAGTCTGAACCTGAATGATGCAAGTAAGTTCACAGGTGAAGATAATCCTGCGGAGTATCTGTCAGCGAACTACAAAGCAAATGAAACCATCACTGCTGGTTATGTTCGCTGGGATCAGGACTTTACATCCAAACTCTCAATGATTGCGGGTGTACGTCTGGAAAATACCGCTATCGACTATGAAGGTAACGTAGTAGAAGATGAAGAAGATCTGACTGGTCAGCGTAATGTAAAGAACAGTTATCTGAATGTATTGCCGGGTGTAACTTTCCGGTATAATGTAAATAATGATTTAGTACTGCGTGCAGCAGCGACTACTTCAATCGCGCGTCCTAACTACTATGATATCGCACCTTATGTCAGCAGTGTGGCAGATGATGCTGCGATCAGTGCGGGCAATCCCGATCTGAAAGCTGCGTATGCATGGAACTTTGATATCATGGCAGAGCAGTATTTTAAATCAGTAGGTATCCTGTCTGGTGGCGTGTTCTATAAGAGTATCAATGACTTCATTTATACATTCAAAGATGCGTCTTATTCTGCTGCAGATTTCACGGCTGATTATGGTAGCACTGCTACAAACCCGATTCCTGATGGTGAGAACTGGACGTACAAACAAGCGCGTAATGGTGATAATGTAAAGGTGTATGGATTTGAAGTAGCGTTACAGCGCCAGCTGGATTTTCTGCCCGGATTTGCAAAAGGTTTTGGTGTGTATGTGAACTATACTTACACAAAATCTACAGCGAGTGGTGTGTATAATTCTGATGGTGAAAAGCGTACTGGTGTTACCTTACCGGGTACAGCACCACATATGTTTAATGCTTCCATTTCATTCGAAAATAAGCGCTTTACCGCAAGAGTTTCTGGTAACTATACAGAGGCTTACCTGGATGCATTGGGTGGTAGTGATTTTGATGATAGCTATTATGACAAGCAGTTCTTTTTAGATGCAAATGCGTCTTACAAATTTGCAAAGAACTGGCGCTTTTTTGCGGAGGCGAATAACCTGACTAATCAGCCATTAAGGTATTATCAGGGAATTTCTTCAAGAACAATGCAGGCGGAGTATTATAGGCCGAGATATAACTTCGGTGTGAAGTTTGACTTATAA
- a CDS encoding TonB-dependent receptor, which produces MVRMTIKSFMLVLSMIVSFFYTATATTLEDNNGGIKGKIVTSDGKPAADVSVILQGTSFMTVSDGAGTFVFKNVPAGNYQVAISFTGFANKTEDVTVEAGKTASVKFQLEVSSKQLSEIVITGNQAKLVRRSSNYVSKLPLANVENPTVYSVITKDLLAQQQVYTVDDAMRNAPGITKMWEATNRSGDGGAYYNSRGFTIQSQLRNGVAGNVSSVIDASNIESIEVIKGPNATLFGAQLTSYGGLINRVTKRPYDHFGGEVAVAGGSYNYNRIMADVNTPLDSAKNILLRINTAYTTQDSWMDVGHSKTFAFAPSLSYKINDRLNISLEAEFMSGEGNGNTFFFMPWWLTTADLTAQRADKLKIDYNRAFINEDLTATSRNANFFGSMNYKVSDQWNTQTVVSMTNSYSDGFGPYFYLLPGDSISRQDQSTENSKQSITEIQHNFIGDFKIGKFRNRFVGGIDFFYLNSNQMFKSAEYDQVPTYGTVSNYRDFNATNMNDVYKSLGSSVEYPYIYKKYVYSAYASDVFNITDQLMVQAGLRIDYYDFKGNYSPATGTTSGGYNQTALSPKFGIVYQVVKDRLSLFGNYQNGFTNTNSLIYVSETETTISKPEQANQWEGGVKMDMFDGKLTGTISYYDIKVKDVLRSDAEHPNFYLQNGSQKSKGVEVSIIANPFQGFSVVAGYSYNDSYYINTSDDVNGLRPGTASSPTSANLWLNYRISNGKLKGLSLGAGGNYASDVKIVNSRTTGVFVLPAYTVLNAALSYDTPKFRFGAKVDNLTDKHYWIGYSSMNPQKSRSFTGTVAFKF; this is translated from the coding sequence ATGGTAAGGATGACTATTAAGTCCTTCATGCTTGTTCTGAGCATGATTGTTTCCTTCTTCTATACCGCTACTGCTACTACTTTAGAAGACAATAATGGAGGAATTAAAGGTAAGATCGTAACATCTGATGGTAAGCCAGCTGCGGATGTGTCTGTAATCTTACAGGGTACCAGTTTTATGACGGTTTCTGATGGTGCAGGTACGTTTGTGTTTAAAAATGTGCCTGCTGGTAACTATCAGGTGGCGATTTCTTTTACAGGTTTTGCGAATAAGACAGAAGATGTGACTGTAGAAGCTGGTAAAACTGCATCCGTGAAGTTCCAGCTGGAAGTATCCAGTAAACAACTTTCTGAAATAGTAATTACGGGTAATCAGGCTAAATTGGTAAGACGTTCAAGTAATTATGTGTCTAAATTACCATTAGCGAATGTTGAGAATCCTACAGTATATTCAGTGATCACCAAGGATCTGCTGGCACAGCAACAGGTATATACTGTGGATGATGCGATGAGAAATGCACCTGGTATTACTAAGATGTGGGAGGCTACCAACCGTAGTGGTGATGGTGGAGCGTACTACAACTCACGTGGTTTTACCATCCAGAGCCAATTGCGCAATGGTGTGGCAGGTAACGTTTCTTCTGTAATCGACGCGAGCAATATTGAAAGCATCGAGGTAATCAAAGGCCCTAACGCCACACTGTTCGGTGCTCAGCTGACTTCTTACGGTGGTTTGATCAACCGTGTTACTAAAAGACCTTATGACCATTTTGGTGGTGAGGTAGCAGTAGCAGGTGGTAGCTATAATTACAACCGCATCATGGCGGATGTAAATACGCCACTGGATTCTGCGAAGAATATACTGCTACGTATCAATACCGCTTATACTACACAGGACAGCTGGATGGATGTGGGTCATAGCAAAACATTTGCATTTGCACCAAGCCTTTCTTACAAAATCAACGACAGATTAAATATATCACTCGAAGCAGAATTCATGAGTGGAGAAGGTAACGGTAATACATTCTTCTTTATGCCATGGTGGTTAACTACCGCTGATCTGACGGCACAGAGAGCTGATAAACTGAAAATAGATTACAACCGTGCATTCATCAACGAAGATCTGACTGCTACCAGCCGCAATGCAAACTTTTTTGGTAGCATGAATTATAAGGTATCTGACCAGTGGAACACACAGACAGTTGTATCTATGACCAACAGTTATTCTGACGGTTTTGGTCCTTACTTCTACCTGCTGCCAGGTGATTCTATCTCCCGTCAGGATCAGTCTACTGAAAACAGTAAACAAAGCATCACTGAAATTCAACACAACTTCATCGGTGATTTCAAAATTGGTAAATTCAGAAACCGCTTTGTAGGTGGGATCGACTTCTTCTACCTGAACTCCAACCAGATGTTCAAGAGTGCTGAATATGATCAGGTGCCTACTTATGGAACTGTATCAAACTACCGTGATTTCAATGCTACAAACATGAACGATGTTTACAAGTCATTGGGTAGTTCTGTAGAATATCCATACATCTACAAAAAATACGTTTACAGTGCATATGCATCTGATGTGTTCAACATTACAGATCAACTGATGGTACAAGCAGGTTTACGTATCGATTACTATGATTTTAAAGGAAATTATAGTCCTGCTACTGGTACTACATCCGGTGGATATAATCAGACTGCATTGTCTCCTAAATTTGGTATCGTTTACCAGGTTGTTAAGGATCGTCTGTCCTTATTTGGCAACTACCAGAATGGCTTCACCAACACGAATTCACTGATCTACGTAAGTGAAACTGAGACCACTATTTCCAAGCCAGAACAGGCTAATCAATGGGAAGGTGGTGTGAAGATGGATATGTTTGATGGTAAACTGACCGGTACTATTAGCTACTATGATATCAAAGTAAAAGACGTTTTACGTTCTGATGCTGAACATCCTAATTTCTATCTTCAGAATGGTAGCCAGAAGAGCAAAGGTGTAGAAGTAAGCATTATTGCTAATCCATTCCAGGGCTTCAGCGTAGTAGCGGGTTATAGCTATAACGATTCTTATTACATTAATACAAGCGATGATGTAAATGGTCTTCGTCCAGGTACAGCGTCTTCTCCAACCTCTGCTAACCTGTGGTTGAACTACCGTATTTCAAATGGTAAACTGAAAGGTCTGAGCTTGGGTGCAGGTGGTAACTACGCCAGCGATGTGAAGATTGTAAACAGCAGAACTACGGGGGTTTTTGTACTTCCAGCATATACAGTACTGAATGCTGCACTTTCTTACGATACACCTAAATTCAGGTTCGGCGCGAAAGTGGATAACCTGACTGACAAACACTACTGGATTGGTTATTCTTCCATGAATCCTCAGAAGTCCAGAAGCTTCACTGGTACAGTTGCATTCAAGTTTTAA
- a CDS encoding N-acetylmuramoyl-L-alanine amidase, which produces MRVLAFIILIQIAFTGVKAQEQAFLKMVQPVKTEINTSSSKQYMSGRTCVSCKVTLNDDTIHVYPTGVFALKRIIKPGRTSFTLTTTDTTGKKVSRTYNYYYTTLPPVKATSVFRIDDIKVFPKGNSTLSPGDTIRVRIKGYPGCKAYWMHETPLRELPSSRYGAEGFYEGFYVIQEADSLLDNKIAVFLKNKDGNTTVLQSSNKLTYQRDQLLAGRTIDRNTYLTIAPEGDRLGPLKIGYLDSDVLLRITGKQGNYYKVKLSNQQTAFIPELLLDTVSLSEPTPLNIVEATRTWSDAKYDYIAVGLSERLPYLSTQQVDPGKITLDIHGANLEPDFTPGSDSMQEVKGIKWEQIGSDVLRVNISLKHKQPWGYKVYYDSTRLVIAVKHPPAGFQLKNLTFGLDPGHGGTNVGALGAAGYYEKQLTLMISMLLKTALEKEGAKVLMTRTTDQFVPNEDRLSYYRQMNPDLLISIHLNSSVNPVDVHGTANYYKYPFCEPFNRSIHAQLLGLGLSDFGNNGDFNFILNNPTEFPDALIETLFLSNPEDEMNVLDESFRQKMVDRIIAGIKDFLREAEQDQVTRKVTEQAAVSGTNEESPGSDQ; this is translated from the coding sequence ATGAGAGTACTAGCATTCATCATACTGATACAGATAGCCTTTACTGGAGTAAAAGCGCAGGAACAAGCCTTCCTTAAAATGGTGCAGCCTGTAAAGACTGAAATCAATACCAGTAGTTCTAAGCAATATATGTCAGGTCGCACCTGTGTAAGTTGTAAAGTAACACTGAATGATGATACCATACACGTATATCCCACCGGTGTATTTGCTTTAAAGCGGATCATCAAGCCCGGCAGGACTTCATTTACACTAACCACTACGGATACTACCGGTAAAAAGGTATCCCGCACTTACAACTACTACTATACAACATTACCGCCGGTCAAAGCGACCAGCGTATTCAGAATAGATGATATCAAAGTATTTCCAAAAGGGAATAGCACACTCTCTCCCGGTGATACCATCCGTGTAAGGATCAAAGGCTATCCGGGTTGTAAAGCTTACTGGATGCATGAAACACCCTTGCGTGAATTACCTTCTTCCAGGTACGGAGCTGAAGGCTTCTACGAAGGTTTTTATGTGATACAGGAAGCAGACTCTCTGTTAGATAACAAGATTGCCGTATTCCTGAAGAATAAAGATGGCAATACCACTGTCTTACAAAGTAGTAACAAACTCACTTACCAACGTGATCAACTGCTTGCTGGCAGAACGATTGATAGAAATACCTACCTCACAATTGCACCGGAAGGAGATCGCCTTGGGCCCCTCAAAATTGGCTACCTGGATTCGGATGTATTGCTCCGCATCACCGGTAAGCAAGGCAACTATTATAAAGTAAAACTCAGCAATCAGCAAACCGCGTTCATTCCTGAGTTATTATTGGATACTGTTAGTTTGAGTGAGCCAACACCGCTCAATATCGTGGAGGCAACCCGTACATGGAGTGATGCTAAATACGACTACATCGCTGTAGGATTATCTGAACGACTCCCCTACCTCAGCACCCAGCAGGTAGATCCGGGGAAAATAACACTGGATATTCATGGGGCGAACCTGGAACCAGACTTTACGCCGGGATCTGATTCTATGCAGGAAGTAAAAGGTATCAAATGGGAACAGATCGGCTCGGATGTACTCAGAGTGAATATATCGCTGAAACATAAACAACCATGGGGCTATAAGGTCTATTATGACAGTACCCGCCTCGTAATAGCTGTAAAGCACCCACCGGCCGGTTTCCAGCTGAAAAACCTGACATTTGGTTTGGATCCGGGTCATGGTGGTACAAACGTAGGAGCACTGGGTGCCGCCGGGTATTATGAAAAGCAGCTGACCCTAATGATATCTATGTTGCTGAAAACAGCACTGGAAAAGGAAGGAGCAAAAGTACTTATGACCCGTACTACAGACCAGTTCGTTCCTAATGAAGACAGACTATCGTATTACAGGCAAATGAATCCCGATCTACTCATTAGTATTCACCTGAACTCATCTGTGAACCCGGTGGATGTACATGGTACGGCTAATTATTATAAATACCCCTTCTGCGAACCTTTTAACAGGTCGATCCACGCCCAGTTGCTAGGTTTAGGCTTGTCTGACTTTGGCAATAATGGTGACTTCAATTTTATTCTTAATAACCCGACTGAGTTTCCGGATGCCCTGATCGAGACCTTGTTCTTAAGCAACCCTGAAGATGAAATGAATGTGCTGGACGAGAGTTTCAGACAGAAGATGGTGGATAGGATCATAGCGGGGATCAAAGATTTCCTGCGGGAAGCTGAGCAGGATCAGGTGACCAGAAAGGTGACTGAGCAGGCAGCAGTGTCTGGTACGAATGAAGAAAGTCCGGGCTCCGATCAATAA
- a CDS encoding acyl-CoA dehydrogenase family protein → MEATVDKSTLKGAEFLIKESPVHEVFTPEDFNEEQKMIKEMAEQFVAKEVTPVLDRIDKLEEGLMPSLLEKAGEQGLLGAAFPEEYGGLGKDFITATLINEALGAGHSFSVAMAAHTGIGSLPILYFGTEAQKQKYIPFLGSGQMKGAYALTEPNSGSDALSAKTTAKLSADGKFYLLNGQKCWITNSGFADVFTVFAKIDGDKFTAFIVDKDTPGFTLGAEEHKMGIKGSSTRQIYFQDAQVPVENVLGEIGKGHLIAFNILNIGRLKLCAAALGAAKKTASISIEYANTREQFKQSIGNFGAIKHKLAEMAIRIWVNESALYRTAQLIDEKEKELIAAGKPFNEALLGAAEEYAVECAILKVGGSEALDYVVDEGVQIHGGNGFSDEYVISKAYRDSRINRIFEGTNEINRLLTLDMTLKRAMKGRLDLMNPAMNVMKELMSIPDFGSDDETPYSAEKKQIVNLKKAILLVAGAAAQKLMTKLESEQEILMNIADMAIETFLAESALLRLLKRIEIEGEAANALQADIVKTYLYDTADRINKYGKDAINSFAEGDEQRMMLLGIKRFTKAAPVNTKDARRRIADKLLAENKYSL, encoded by the coding sequence ATGGAAGCAACTGTTGATAAGTCCACGTTGAAGGGCGCTGAGTTCCTGATCAAAGAAAGCCCTGTACATGAAGTGTTTACTCCCGAAGATTTCAACGAAGAACAAAAAATGATTAAAGAGATGGCCGAACAGTTTGTGGCAAAGGAAGTCACACCTGTGCTGGACCGGATCGATAAACTGGAAGAAGGGCTTATGCCTTCCTTACTGGAAAAAGCAGGCGAGCAGGGATTGCTGGGCGCTGCCTTCCCTGAGGAATACGGAGGGTTAGGCAAAGACTTCATCACAGCGACGCTCATCAATGAAGCCCTGGGTGCGGGTCACTCCTTTTCTGTAGCCATGGCGGCCCATACGGGTATAGGCTCCCTCCCCATTCTGTACTTCGGTACAGAAGCCCAGAAACAAAAATACATTCCTTTTCTTGGCTCCGGCCAGATGAAAGGTGCATATGCACTGACAGAACCCAATTCCGGTTCCGATGCACTCAGTGCGAAGACTACCGCCAAACTCTCTGCCGATGGTAAATTCTATTTACTGAATGGCCAGAAGTGCTGGATCACCAACTCCGGTTTTGCAGATGTATTCACTGTATTTGCTAAAATAGATGGCGATAAATTCACCGCCTTTATTGTGGATAAAGATACTCCCGGATTCACGCTGGGTGCTGAAGAGCACAAGATGGGTATCAAAGGTTCTTCTACCCGCCAGATCTACTTCCAGGATGCACAGGTTCCTGTGGAAAATGTACTGGGCGAGATTGGCAAAGGACATCTCATTGCCTTCAATATCCTGAATATCGGCCGTCTCAAACTGTGTGCAGCAGCATTGGGAGCCGCCAAGAAAACAGCCTCCATTTCCATTGAATACGCAAACACACGCGAGCAGTTTAAACAATCCATTGGTAACTTCGGAGCCATCAAACATAAGTTAGCAGAAATGGCAATCCGTATATGGGTGAATGAATCAGCCCTGTATCGGACTGCACAGCTCATAGACGAGAAAGAAAAAGAACTGATAGCAGCCGGTAAGCCATTCAATGAAGCCCTGCTGGGTGCCGCGGAAGAATATGCAGTGGAATGCGCCATCCTGAAAGTAGGTGGTTCAGAAGCACTCGACTATGTAGTGGACGAAGGGGTACAGATCCATGGTGGGAATGGTTTCAGTGATGAATATGTGATATCCAAAGCATATCGCGATAGTCGTATCAACCGCATCTTTGAAGGCACGAACGAAATCAATCGTCTGCTTACACTGGATATGACACTGAAGCGTGCTATGAAAGGAAGGCTGGACCTGATGAACCCCGCGATGAATGTGATGAAGGAGCTGATGAGTATTCCTGATTTTGGCAGTGATGATGAAACACCATATAGTGCTGAGAAAAAGCAGATCGTGAACCTGAAAAAAGCGATCCTGCTGGTAGCTGGTGCGGCTGCACAAAAGCTGATGACAAAGCTGGAAAGCGAACAGGAAATACTCATGAATATTGCAGATATGGCAATAGAAACGTTCCTTGCGGAAAGTGCTTTGCTACGCCTGCTCAAGCGAATTGAGATAGAGGGAGAAGCTGCAAATGCATTGCAGGCTGATATCGTGAAGACATACCTGTATGATACTGCTGATCGTATTAATAAGTATGGGAAAGATGCGATTAATTCTTTTGCTGAAGGCGATGAACAGCGTATGATGTTGTTAGGTATTAAGCGGTTTACAAAAGCTGCGCCGGTGAATACGAAAGATGCGAGGAGGAGAATTGCAGATAAACTGCTGGCGGAGAATAAATATAGCTTGTAA
- a CDS encoding alpha/beta hydrolase yields the protein MQSFYLPYENSRIHGVIAGKGDDLLVCLHGFGESTLPFSRLVPALGDAFTIVALDLPLHGKTVWQENRPFEKEDLHAIIDLLLKMQKKTVFSLLGYSMGGRLALCITEKMAPQIRELILLAADGLRDNPWHHFVTQTRIGHRLFKHITYHPGFYFWLLNTGNKLRLINNSLHRFANNSMNTLEKRELVFNVWTIMAHMMPNRKLIKQLLAQYRIHTLLIFGKYDRVIPSVLGIRFMDGTFPCETLVLDKGHQLLTEDLGEIILDKI from the coding sequence ATGCAGTCATTCTACCTTCCATATGAAAACAGTCGCATCCATGGAGTCATCGCCGGCAAAGGCGACGATCTTCTTGTGTGCCTGCACGGTTTCGGCGAAAGTACACTGCCTTTTTCCCGGCTGGTTCCCGCTCTTGGCGATGCCTTCACTATCGTGGCACTCGACCTGCCCCTTCATGGCAAAACCGTGTGGCAGGAAAACCGCCCTTTTGAAAAAGAAGACCTTCATGCGATCATCGACCTGCTCCTGAAAATGCAAAAGAAAACCGTCTTCTCCCTGTTGGGATACAGCATGGGTGGCCGTCTCGCCCTTTGCATCACAGAAAAGATGGCCCCACAGATCAGGGAACTGATCCTGCTGGCAGCCGATGGTCTCAGGGATAATCCCTGGCACCACTTTGTGACGCAAACCCGCATCGGTCACCGGCTCTTTAAACACATCACCTATCACCCGGGATTTTATTTCTGGCTACTCAATACCGGCAACAAGCTGAGACTCATCAACAACAGCCTGCATCGCTTTGCAAACAACAGTATGAATACCCTCGAAAAGCGGGAACTGGTCTTCAATGTATGGACCATCATGGCCCATATGATGCCCAACCGGAAACTTATCAAACAACTGCTGGCCCAATATCGCATCCATACCCTGCTTATATTTGGCAAGTACGACAGGGTGATTCCATCGGTATTGGGTATACGGTTTATGGACGGTACTTTCCCCTGCGAAACACTGGTACTTGACAAAGGTCATCAGCTACTCACAGAAGACCTGGGTGAAATAATATTGGATAAGATTTAA